A window from Temnothorax longispinosus isolate EJ_2023e chromosome 1, Tlon_JGU_v1, whole genome shotgun sequence encodes these proteins:
- the Pex2 gene encoding peroxisome biogenesis factor 2, with the protein MTPSPYVSRINQIDAAQLDTEIYKVLRNQAREIARYGAPGKIDKWQAEVDAVLKFFIWKFSLQRGSSTFGQRLLNLHYANINHRKAVLHLILSVLPQYLKDKLAHENLSERGAFAQVLKSLVDWTTNAINLLELVNLLFFLHRGVQPRVIEFLLGLSSQSITTHRPRIIGYSYMTRELLWHGLMELFTIGIPMINFHYLKHAAMRLWRRPEPSSGLFPVMNATTKCAYCCEDPILPSHAGCEHLFCYYCLQAHFTAMSAFHCPTCDAELRAEDMKRYTVASAPRSDDEESDDSFEKVDDG; encoded by the coding sequence ATGACGCCGTCACCTTACGTCTCTCGAATAAATCAAATCGACGCCGCTCAGTTGGACACGGAGATCTACAAGGTATTGCGGAATCAAGCCAGGGAGATCGCCAGGTACGGCGCGCCCGGCAAGATCGACAAATGGCAAGCGGAAGTGGACGCCGTCCTGAAATTCTTCATCTGGAAATTCTCGCTGCAACGTGGCTCCTCCACATTCGGCCAGCGGCTCCTCAATCTGCACTACGCCAACATCAATCACCGAAAGGCCGTGCTCCACTTGATTCTAAGCGTTCTTCCGCAGTATCTGAAAGACAAATTAGCTCACGAGAACCTATCCGAACGTGGCGCGTTCGCCCAAGTGCTAAAGTCGCTCGTCGACTGGACGACGAACGCGATCAATCTCCTCGAGCTCGTTAATCTGCTGTTCTTCCTCCATCGGGGCGTGCAACCGCGCGTGATAGAGTTTCTGCTCGGTCTGTCCAGTCAGTCGATAACGACTCACCGACCCAGAATCATCGGTTACTCGTATATGACGAGGGAATTGCTCTGGCACGGTCTGATGGAACTCTTCACGATCGGCATACCCATGATAAACTTCCACTATCTGAAGCACGCGGCGATGAGGCTGTGGCGGCGGCCGGAACCGTCGAGCGGCCTGTTCCCGGTGATGAACGCCACGACCAAGTGCGCCTACTGCTGCGAGGACCCGATTCTGCCGTCGCACGCTGGCTGCGAGCACTTGTTCTGCTACTACTGCCTACAGGCGCACTTCACCGCGATGAGCGCGTTCCATTGTCCCACCTGCGACGCGGAGCTCCGTGCCGAGGATATGAAAAGATACACGGTCGCGAGCGCACCGCGGAGCGACGACGAGGAGTCGGACGATAGCTTCGAGAAAGTGGACGATGGATAA